The proteins below are encoded in one region of Aspergillus nidulans FGSC A4 chromosome III:
- a CDS encoding dynactin subunit 5 (transcript_id=CADANIAT00005370): MPPKAPKGEYIETETGNKVSRRSQIHGTHHISLGGKSIIMADAVVRGDLFRSSSSQSQSQSQSQSQSGSGAGNNNIAISIGRYTFISRSAILRPPSRLSRGVHTYTTLHIGSHVFVGERSIVEAAKVEDNVTIGKDCVIGSMAILKERCQVLDGCVVPGGMVVPSHCVVGGQPARIVGDTPIAYGVEGLEGGLSRERYRSIR, translated from the exons ATGCCGCCTAAAGCACCCAAAGGCGAATATATCGAAACG GAAACCGGCAACAAAGTCTCTCGCCGGTCCCAGATCCATGGAACACACCACATCTCACTCGGGGGGAAATCGATCATTATGGCCGACGCCGTCGTCCGCGGTGACCTTTTCcgctcgtcatcctcgcaaTCGCAGTCGCAATCGCAGTCACAGTCACAATCTGGTAGCGGTGccggcaacaacaacatcgcCATCAGTATCGGCCGATACACGTTCATCTCACGGAGCGCAATCCTCCGCCCGCCCTCTCGTCTCTCGCGTGGTGTCCACACGTACACAACGCTGCATATCGGGTCTCATGTTTTTGTAGGGGAGCGGAGTATCGTCGAGGCCGCGAAGGTGGAAGATAATGTGACGATTGGGAAGGATTGCGTGATTGGGTCGATGGCGATTCTGAAGGAAAGGTGTCAGGTACTAGACGGGTGCGTTGTGCCGGGGGGCATGGTGGTGCCGAGTCATTGTGTGGTTGGTGGGCAGCCGGCGCGGATTGTGGGAGATACGCCAATTGCGTACGGGGTTGAGGGGCTGGAGGGGGGATTGAGTCGGGAGAGATATCGAAGTATCCGATAG
- the ccg9 gene encoding putative trehalose synthase (Ccg-9) (transcript_id=CADANIAT00005371) — MLPRLRDNLFDMLGGGSPSPRRASLQQKRRLSTEHSPNSWGAATTGNLYGGLSTVFEKDKVIFAVAIRDATYLVDFAQEELPFSESDDLDLKIGDHMMRHLYKWCDTHLEKMIGLAIPKQLAHTCPTICSRLWLELDIIPLVLSDNSKLDFRGEDLQYGFQQSADWELRTLDEQAESMARKCVRLFGPEGTPLLQVGLSGLVQVDTAFHVQLTNKDNYKNSVTANTWKAIEHYADDLRNRKVKLAFFSATPQGGGVALMRHAMVRFAHSIGTDMKWYVPKPRPGVFRITKTNHNILQGVSAPEERLTDENWEQVTNWIQENADRYWLRPGGPLEHPSKGGADVIVIDDPQMPALIPLAKQKAPERPVVFRSHIQIRSDLVDQDGSPQAECWGTMWKDIQKADIFVSHPVKSFVPKIVPREKVGYMPASTDWLDGLNKNMRNEDIAYYGRIFNSWVRNSGMPVIDYPADEYIVQIARFDPSKGIPHVIESYEKFHQRMQDYCPDKPIPKLLICGHGSVDDPDGSIIYDLAVRYIEDSIPDLADQICVVRLGPSDQVLNALMSKAKVALQLSTREGFEVKVSEAIHKGRPVIATRAGGIPLQVIDKGNGFLVDVGDTDAVAKHLFDLCTDDVLWKKMHEFALAHVCDEVSTVGNSLNWLYLASKLSKGGVIKPNERWLNDMAREDAGIPYQEGEDRLKRELEVQKMG; from the exons CGGcggttctccatctccccGTAGAGCCTCGCTTCAACAGAAGCGCCGTCTGTCGACGGAGCATTCTCCCAATTCCTGGGGCGCAGCAACGACGGGA AACTTGTATGGCGGTTTATCAACGGTGTTCGAGAAGGATAAAGTCATTTTCGCTGTCGCCATCCGTGATGCAACTTACCTGGTGGACTTTGCGCAAGAGGAACTGCCCTTCAGCGAGAGCGATGACTTGGATTTAAAGATTGGGGACCACATGATGAGACACTTATATAAGTGGTGCGATACACATCTTGAAAAGATGATAGGATTGGCTATTCCGAAACAACTGGCGCACACATGTCCCACGATCTGCTCCCGCCTATGGTTagagctcgatatcatccCCTTGGTGCTGTCAGACAACAGCAAGCTCGATTTCCGCGGTGAGGATCTGCAATATGGCTTTCAGCAGTCCGCAGACTGGGAACTCAGGACTCTGGACGAACAAGCAGAGTCCATGGCTAGGAAATGCGTTCG ATTATTCGGCCCAGAGGGAACTCCTTTGCTACAAGTCGGGCTTTCCGGCCTCGTCCAGGTTGACACGGCTTTTCATGTGCAGTTGACCAACAAAGATAACTACAAAAATTCTGTGACTGCCAATACGTGGAAAGCCATCGAACACTATGCCGACGACCTCAGGAACCGAAAGGTTAAgttggctttcttcagcGCCACTCCGCAAGGGGGAGGGGTTGCCCTTATGAGACACGCTATGGTGAGGTTTGCCCATTCTATAGGGACTGACATGAAATG GTATGTACCGAAACCACGACCAGGCGTCTTTCGTATCACCAAGACGAATCACAACATCCTTCAAGGTGTCTCTGCGCCCGAGGAGCGTCTTACCGACGAAAACTGGGAGCAAGTTACCAACTGGATACAAGAGAATGCGGACAGATATTGGTTGCGGCCTGGAGGTCCGCTCGAGCATCCATCGAAAGGTGGCGCAGACGTCATTGTCATCGACGACCCGCAAATGCCTGCGTTGATTCCTTTGGCGAAACAGAAAGCTCCAGAGAGGCCGGTTGTCTTCCGTAGCCATATACAGATCCGAAGTGACCTGGTCGACCAGGATGGAAGTCCACAAGCAGAGTGCTGGGGCACCATGTGGAAGGACATTCAGAAGGCCGACATTTTCGTTAGCCATCCTGTTAAATCTTTCGTACCAAAGATCGTTCCCCGTGAAAAGGTGGGCTACATGCCGGCGTCGACAGACTGGCTGGACGGACTGAACAAGAACATGAGAAACGAAGATATCGCCTATTACGGACGAATCTTCAACTCCTGGGTGCGAAATTCAGGAATGCCGGTCATTGACTATCCTGCAG ACGAGTATATTGTCCAGATTGCACGCTTCGACCCATCCAAAGGCATCCCGCACGTAATCGAGTCCTACGAGAAATTCCACCAGCGTATGCAGGACTATTGCCCGGATAAGCCTATACCCAAGCTCTTGATCTGTGGCCACGGCTCCGTCGATGACCCGGATGGCTCGATCATTTACGACCTGGCCGTCAGATATATTGAGGACTCTATTCCCGACCTCGCCGACCAGATCTGTGTCGTCCGCCTTGGCCCATCTGACCAAGTCCTCAACGCACTCATGTCCAAAGCCAAAGtggctctccagctttctACCCGCGAGGGGTTCGAAGTCAAGGTTTCCGAAGCTATTCATAAGGGTCGGCCGGTTATTGCCACCAGAGCCGGCGGTATCCCGTTGCAGGTAATCGACAAAGGTAACGGGTTCTTGGTAGATGTCGGCGATACGGATGCTGTGGCCAAGCATTTATTCGACCTGTGTACCGACGACGTgctgtggaagaagatgcatgAGTTCGCGCTGGCCCATGTGTGTGACGAGGTGAGCACGGTGGGTAACTCGCTGAACTGGTTGTATCTTGCTtcgaagctctccaaggGGGGAGTAATCAAGCCGAACGAGCGTTGGCTCAATGATATGGCGCGCGAAGATGCAGGTATCCCCTACCAGGAGGGTGAGGACCGGCTAAAGCGGGAGCTTGAAGTGCAGAAGATGGGTTAG